From Polyangium spumosum, a single genomic window includes:
- a CDS encoding class I SAM-dependent methyltransferase, which yields MSSPRLYDDLAWVWPFVSPPEEYPEEVATFRRRFQQKGVSDGATLLHLGSGGGSIDVHLKQHYRVTGVDLSPNMRAHAAELNPEVEYLHGDIRDLRLGRTFDAVLLHDASAYMISLDELLAAYRTAAAHLRPGGVMVTLPEEIRRCFHQNRTTCSTYTRGARTVSTMYVDHDPDPTDTWFESTFVFLIRDGDRVTVETDTHRVGLYHLDDMLAAMREAGFEPEVAKWELADLDPEEDRPLVTAVKRG from the coding sequence ATGTCCTCCCCTCGCCTCTACGACGATCTCGCCTGGGTTTGGCCCTTCGTCAGCCCGCCCGAAGAATATCCCGAGGAGGTCGCCACCTTCCGGCGCCGGTTCCAGCAAAAGGGCGTCTCCGACGGCGCCACCCTCCTCCACCTCGGCTCCGGCGGTGGCTCGATCGACGTGCACCTGAAACAGCATTACCGCGTCACCGGCGTCGACCTCAGCCCGAACATGCGCGCCCACGCAGCCGAGCTGAACCCCGAGGTCGAGTATCTGCACGGCGACATTCGCGACCTGCGCCTCGGCCGCACCTTCGACGCCGTCCTCTTGCACGACGCCTCCGCGTACATGATCTCCCTCGATGAGCTGCTCGCCGCGTATCGCACCGCCGCCGCGCACCTCCGGCCCGGCGGCGTGATGGTCACGCTCCCCGAGGAGATCCGGCGGTGCTTCCATCAGAATCGCACCACCTGCTCCACGTATACCCGCGGCGCTCGGACGGTCTCCACGATGTACGTCGATCACGATCCGGACCCCACGGACACCTGGTTCGAGAGCACGTTCGTGTTTTTGATCCGCGACGGCGACCGCGTCACCGTGGAGACCGACACCCACCGGGTCGGGCTTTATCACCTCGACGATATGCTCGCGGCCATGCGCGAGGCGGGGTTCGAGCCGGAGGTCGCGAAGTGGGAGCTCGCGGACCTCGATCCGGAGGAGGATCGCCCGCTCGTGACGGCGGTCAAGCGGGGGTGA
- a CDS encoding aldo/keto reductase, with translation MSSLLAPWTRPRDPAGKPLLAVGTMNFGKRTPEPESIRLVHHALDRGLTLFDTANAYVDGNAERILGKALAGRRERAVVATKVGFGRIAGKPEGLGRARVLAALDESLTRLGMEFVDVYYLHVPDHATPIEETLDAVQTLLESGKIRSWAVSNYASWQILEMRYIAERRGMPRPVMSQVLYNVLIRQLDLEYFKFTKKYGVHSTVYNPLAGGLLSGRHAPSAEPPKGSRFEKNPLYQRRYWTDRFFALAAAYREVAEAEGMTLVDLAYAYVASTPGVDSILVGPGTIAHVDAAIDACAKEISPEARRRIDELYRDFQGTDASYAR, from the coding sequence ATGTCCTCCCTGCTCGCGCCCTGGACCCGCCCGCGGGATCCCGCCGGAAAACCCCTGCTCGCCGTCGGCACCATGAACTTCGGCAAGCGTACGCCCGAGCCCGAGAGCATCCGGCTCGTGCATCACGCGCTCGACCGTGGGCTCACGCTCTTCGATACGGCCAACGCTTACGTCGACGGCAACGCCGAGCGCATCCTCGGCAAGGCGCTCGCAGGTAGGCGCGAGCGGGCGGTCGTCGCGACCAAGGTCGGGTTCGGGAGGATCGCGGGCAAGCCGGAGGGGCTCGGGCGGGCGCGGGTGCTCGCGGCCCTCGACGAGAGCCTCACGCGCCTCGGGATGGAGTTCGTCGACGTGTATTATCTCCACGTCCCGGACCACGCGACGCCCATCGAGGAGACCCTCGACGCCGTGCAGACGCTGCTCGAATCCGGGAAGATTCGATCGTGGGCCGTGTCGAATTACGCGTCCTGGCAGATCCTCGAGATGCGGTACATCGCCGAGAGGCGCGGCATGCCGAGGCCCGTGATGTCGCAGGTGCTGTACAACGTGCTCATCCGGCAGCTCGATCTCGAGTATTTCAAGTTCACGAAGAAGTACGGCGTGCATTCGACCGTGTACAACCCCCTCGCGGGCGGGCTGCTCTCGGGCAGGCACGCGCCCTCGGCCGAGCCGCCGAAGGGATCGAGGTTCGAGAAGAATCCGCTGTACCAGCGGCGGTACTGGACGGACCGGTTCTTCGCGCTCGCCGCTGCCTATCGTGAGGTCGCCGAGGCCGAGGGGATGACGCTCGTTGATCTCGCTTATGCGTACGTCGCGAGCACGCCGGGCGTGGACTCGATCCTCGTCGGGCCGGGCACGATCGCGCACGTCGACGCCGCGATCGACGCCTGCGCGAAGGAGATCTCGCCCGAGGCGCGGCGGCGCATCGACGAGCTGTACCGCGATTTCCAGGGGACCGACGCGAGTTACGCGCGATGA
- a CDS encoding phytanoyl-CoA dioxygenase family protein, which translates to MNFLAEQASALDVKAALAALAESGFARLGRVLSDEGITTLAARAEDLMLGRVVHEGLFFQHDAESGRYEDLERGKGWVGPSIHYRKLEKLEKDPIFRAFLGNPLFERITRALSDGAITLYRAVLFNKAAQAGTALPWHQDGGSFWGLDRAPLVQIWTALDDAPVEAGCVEIVPRSHHGGLATPLGGVIPAEVVRAAEAEARSVLVPARAGDALLIHNDVWHRSGINTTGKPRRAVTVCYLHGETRCVRKRRAPRRFETVFEAPR; encoded by the coding sequence ATGAATTTCCTCGCGGAGCAGGCCTCGGCCCTCGACGTGAAGGCGGCCCTCGCCGCGCTCGCGGAGAGCGGGTTCGCGCGGCTCGGGCGCGTGCTTTCGGACGAGGGGATCACCACGCTCGCCGCGCGGGCCGAGGATCTCATGCTCGGGCGCGTCGTGCACGAGGGGCTGTTTTTTCAGCACGACGCGGAGAGCGGGCGGTACGAGGATCTCGAGCGCGGCAAAGGGTGGGTCGGGCCGTCGATCCATTATCGGAAGCTCGAGAAGCTGGAGAAGGATCCCATCTTCCGCGCTTTCCTCGGCAATCCGTTGTTCGAGCGGATCACGCGGGCCCTCTCGGACGGGGCCATCACGCTGTATCGCGCGGTCCTGTTCAACAAGGCGGCGCAGGCCGGGACGGCGCTGCCCTGGCATCAGGACGGGGGGAGTTTTTGGGGGCTCGATCGGGCGCCGCTCGTGCAGATATGGACGGCGCTCGACGACGCGCCGGTCGAGGCGGGGTGCGTGGAGATCGTGCCGCGCTCGCATCACGGCGGGCTCGCGACGCCACTCGGCGGGGTGATCCCGGCGGAGGTCGTGCGCGCGGCCGAGGCCGAGGCGCGTTCGGTGCTCGTCCCCGCGCGGGCAGGGGACGCGCTGCTCATCCACAACGACGTCTGGCACAGGTCCGGGATCAACACGACAGGCAAGCCCCGGCGCGCCGTCACCGTGTGTTACCTGCACGGCGAGACGCGGTGCGTGCGCAAGCGGAGGGCGCCGCGGAGGTTCGAGACGGTCTTCGAGGCGCCGCGTTAG
- a CDS encoding alanine racemase — translation METRRARYDRYREAIAGEPLPTALVDLDALDANVDAVVSRLHGSGKTLRIGTKSIRSVDLVRHILRRAGPSFRGLLAYAPAEARYLAAQGFDDILVAYPTAQPADARLLAEANHEGKRISITVEEPIHLTILEAAAAPRGVRIPVVVDIDVSLRRLGGRVHLGVRRSPLHEARDVADFAERIASSPHLEFAGLLGYEAHIAGLPDRTPLGPLPPGAKRAMKRLACAAVTTLRREITSEFERRRLPIPLFNGGGTGSVAFSLGDATLTEITVGSGFLGSHLFDHYDDFRPEPAAFFALQVTRRPAPGFVTCQGGGLIASGAAGPDRLPIPWLPECLSLLDLEGAGEVQTPLAVPPDVTLALGDPVFFRHAKAGELATFFRDYLLVRGDHVESRALTYRGAGECFH, via the coding sequence ATGGAGACCCGAAGAGCCCGCTACGATCGTTATCGCGAGGCCATCGCCGGCGAACCTCTGCCCACGGCCCTCGTCGATCTCGACGCCCTCGACGCCAACGTCGACGCCGTCGTCTCGCGCCTCCACGGCAGCGGGAAGACGCTCCGGATCGGCACGAAATCCATTCGATCGGTCGATCTCGTCCGCCACATCCTGCGCCGCGCCGGCCCCTCGTTCCGCGGCCTCCTGGCGTACGCCCCCGCCGAGGCCCGTTACCTCGCGGCCCAGGGCTTCGACGACATCCTCGTCGCTTACCCCACGGCCCAGCCCGCCGACGCGCGCCTGCTCGCCGAGGCCAACCACGAAGGCAAACGTATCTCCATCACCGTCGAGGAGCCCATCCACCTCACGATCCTCGAAGCCGCCGCCGCTCCCCGCGGCGTCCGTATTCCGGTCGTCGTCGACATCGACGTCTCGCTCCGCCGCCTCGGCGGCCGCGTCCACCTCGGCGTCCGCAGGAGCCCGCTCCACGAGGCCCGCGACGTCGCCGATTTCGCCGAGCGTATCGCCTCGTCCCCGCACCTCGAGTTCGCCGGCCTCCTCGGCTACGAGGCGCATATCGCGGGCCTCCCCGACCGGACCCCGCTCGGCCCTCTCCCGCCCGGCGCGAAGCGCGCCATGAAGCGCCTCGCCTGCGCCGCGGTCACCACGCTCCGCCGCGAGATCACCTCCGAATTCGAACGCCGTCGCCTCCCGATCCCCCTCTTCAACGGCGGCGGCACCGGCAGCGTCGCGTTTTCCCTCGGCGACGCCACGCTCACCGAGATCACCGTCGGCTCCGGCTTCCTCGGCAGCCACCTCTTCGACCATTACGACGATTTCCGCCCCGAGCCCGCCGCCTTCTTCGCCCTCCAGGTCACGCGCCGCCCCGCCCCCGGCTTCGTCACCTGCCAGGGCGGCGGCCTCATTGCCTCCGGCGCCGCCGGCCCTGATCGCCTCCCGATCCCTTGGCTCCCCGAGTGCCTCTCCTTGCTCGATCTCGAAGGCGCCGGCGAGGTCCAGACCCCGCTCGCCGTCCCCCCCGACGTGACCCTCGCCCTCGGCGACCCCGTCTTCTTCCGCCACGCCAAGGCCGGCGAGCTCGCCACCTTCTTCCGCGACTACCTCCTCGTCCGCGGCGACCACGTCGAGTCCCGCGCGCTTACCTACCGCGGCGCGGGCGAGTGTTTTCATTGA
- a CDS encoding DEAD/DEAH box helicase yields MTIDSLSPALAAAFQSRGYSSLTPIQEAVLDPSHAGRDLRLFSQTGSGKTVAIGLVLAPDLERILAERASATETPGACATPATIVIAPTRELAAQLARELSWLFRPLGASVCAVTGGTSIPQELYNLRQGPLVVVGTPGRLVDHLERGAIDPSRVCAAVLDEADQMLDMGFREELETILGKMPEERRTHLVAATFSREVSALANRYQRDAVAVEGTSLGEANQDITHVAHLVKPDERDAAVINLLLLAPADRALVFVRTRDGAAELAERLGQAGFSARALSGELEQRERTRTLAAFRSGAVTTLVATDVAARGLDIPDVGRVIHADPPSDPETFTHRSGRTGRAGRKGTSVMLVPPQARDYVARLFRSGGIRATWSPAPSPDDVLREADARLAAELRAPAAEPADPRLQALAASLLADMDPAALVTTLLARSRHTGPSAPLPVTALVPHEPLPRRPPEPRASRDRAAPNAGAFVPFQVSWGGRHGADPRRLLALVCRRGGIRSDQVGAIHVGDFSSSVEVAMPVASDFARSAARPDERDPRVRIRPMPEANGAAPARPAPRPHGRGPLGADERPRRFRNQSLTR; encoded by the coding sequence ATGACAATCGACTCCCTTTCGCCTGCGCTCGCGGCTGCCTTCCAGAGCCGCGGTTACTCCTCCCTCACGCCCATCCAGGAAGCCGTCCTCGACCCGAGCCACGCGGGGCGCGACCTGCGCCTCTTCTCCCAGACCGGCTCGGGAAAAACCGTCGCCATCGGCCTCGTCCTCGCCCCCGACCTCGAGCGTATCCTCGCGGAGCGGGCGAGCGCGACCGAGACGCCCGGCGCGTGCGCGACGCCTGCCACGATCGTGATCGCTCCGACCCGCGAGCTCGCCGCGCAGCTCGCTCGTGAGCTCTCGTGGCTCTTCCGCCCCCTCGGCGCGAGCGTCTGCGCCGTCACCGGCGGGACCAGCATCCCGCAAGAGCTCTACAACCTCCGGCAGGGACCGCTCGTCGTCGTCGGCACGCCCGGCCGGCTCGTCGACCACCTCGAGCGTGGCGCCATCGATCCCTCACGCGTCTGCGCGGCCGTGCTCGACGAGGCCGATCAGATGCTCGACATGGGCTTTCGCGAGGAGCTCGAGACCATCCTCGGCAAGATGCCCGAGGAGCGCCGCACCCACCTCGTCGCGGCCACGTTCTCGCGCGAGGTCTCGGCCCTGGCGAACCGCTACCAGCGGGACGCCGTCGCCGTCGAGGGCACGAGCCTCGGCGAGGCGAACCAGGACATCACGCACGTCGCCCACCTCGTGAAGCCCGACGAGCGTGACGCCGCCGTCATCAACCTGCTCCTGCTCGCGCCCGCCGACCGCGCGCTCGTCTTCGTCCGCACCCGCGACGGCGCCGCCGAGCTCGCCGAGCGCCTCGGGCAGGCCGGTTTTTCGGCGCGCGCGCTCTCCGGCGAGCTCGAGCAACGCGAGCGCACCCGCACCCTCGCGGCCTTCCGCTCGGGCGCCGTGACCACGCTCGTGGCCACCGACGTGGCTGCCCGCGGGCTCGACATCCCCGACGTGGGTCGCGTCATCCACGCCGATCCCCCGAGCGACCCGGAGACCTTCACCCACCGGAGCGGCCGCACCGGCCGCGCGGGGCGCAAGGGCACGAGCGTGATGCTCGTCCCGCCGCAGGCCCGCGACTACGTGGCTCGCCTCTTCCGCAGCGGCGGCATCCGCGCCACCTGGTCGCCGGCGCCTTCGCCCGACGACGTCCTGCGCGAGGCCGACGCCCGCCTCGCCGCCGAGCTACGCGCCCCCGCGGCCGAGCCTGCCGATCCGCGGCTCCAGGCCCTCGCCGCGTCGCTGCTCGCCGACATGGATCCGGCTGCGCTCGTCACCACGTTGCTCGCCCGGTCCCGGCACACCGGCCCCTCGGCGCCGCTGCCCGTCACCGCGCTCGTCCCGCACGAGCCGCTCCCGCGTCGTCCCCCGGAGCCTCGCGCCTCGCGGGATCGGGCTGCGCCGAACGCGGGCGCGTTTGTCCCCTTCCAGGTGAGCTGGGGTGGCCGTCACGGCGCCGATCCGCGTCGCCTGCTCGCGCTCGTGTGCCGGCGCGGCGGGATTCGTAGCGATCAGGTGGGCGCCATCCACGTCGGCGACTTCTCGTCGAGCGTGGAGGTCGCGATGCCCGTCGCCTCGGACTTCGCGCGCTCGGCGGCGCGCCCGGACGAGCGGGATCCGCGTGTTCGTATCCGGCCCATGCCCGAGGCGAACGGCGCGGCCCCGGCCCGCCCCGCGCCGCGCCCCCACGGCCGCGGGCCCCTTGGCGCCGACGAGCGCCCGCGTCGCTTCCGCAACCAGTCTCTCACGCGCTAG
- a CDS encoding type 1 glutamine amidotransferase domain-containing protein, translating into MRAIVRRGLWTGAALTAATATAMMSSSTIERGSPWAGLNAMATAAVPTRRATILFQRDITPLGFLLLTGGLLGWGLAYQSVLERARPQRTRAKLLAGALSALGGYAIDALVLPDRLVPNFRRAMGNSGTLAKYLALGVASFLSAKPARRKRLVGRKVAVLAADGFEQVELFGPAKAIHDEGGEVEVLSLRPGKIVGMNVDVPGRRVRVARTIREANPGEYDALFVPGGFIGPDFLRQSQEVREFVRAFDATGKPIAAICHGPWVLASAGVLRGRHITSWPGIRDDLVNAGATWRDEAVVRDGNIISSRGPQDLPVFTDALVDFFTGTKPTPERPWAPAASSPQRSAPPALALAGAAHLPKVEQARHALGLTAAFVVGVAALPVLRSLAAFASRRS; encoded by the coding sequence ATGCGAGCAATCGTGAGGCGAGGACTGTGGACGGGCGCCGCGCTGACGGCGGCGACCGCGACGGCCATGATGAGCTCTTCGACGATCGAACGGGGCTCGCCCTGGGCCGGCCTGAACGCGATGGCGACGGCGGCCGTGCCGACGCGGCGCGCCACCATCCTGTTCCAGCGCGACATCACGCCCCTCGGGTTCCTGCTGCTCACGGGCGGCCTGCTCGGCTGGGGGCTCGCCTACCAGAGCGTGCTCGAGCGCGCCCGGCCGCAGCGCACCCGGGCCAAGCTGCTCGCGGGCGCGCTCTCGGCCCTCGGCGGGTATGCCATCGACGCCCTCGTCCTGCCGGACCGCCTCGTCCCGAACTTCCGCCGCGCCATGGGCAACTCCGGTACGCTCGCCAAGTATCTCGCCCTGGGCGTCGCGAGTTTCCTCTCGGCCAAGCCGGCGCGACGGAAGAGGCTCGTCGGCCGGAAGGTCGCGGTGCTCGCGGCGGACGGGTTCGAGCAGGTGGAGCTCTTCGGCCCGGCGAAGGCGATCCACGACGAGGGCGGCGAGGTCGAGGTGCTCTCGCTCCGGCCCGGGAAGATCGTGGGGATGAACGTGGACGTCCCGGGGCGGAGGGTGCGCGTGGCGCGGACGATCCGGGAGGCGAACCCGGGCGAGTACGACGCGCTCTTCGTGCCAGGCGGCTTCATCGGGCCGGATTTCCTGCGGCAGAGTCAGGAGGTGCGGGAGTTCGTCCGGGCCTTCGACGCGACGGGCAAGCCCATCGCCGCGATCTGCCACGGGCCGTGGGTGCTCGCGTCGGCCGGCGTCTTGCGGGGCCGTCACATCACGTCGTGGCCCGGGATCCGGGACGATCTCGTGAACGCGGGGGCGACCTGGCGGGACGAGGCGGTGGTGCGGGACGGCAACATCATCTCGAGCCGCGGGCCGCAGGACTTGCCGGTGTTCACCGACGCGCTCGTCGACTTCTTCACGGGGACGAAGCCGACCCCCGAGCGGCCGTGGGCCCCGGCGGCGTCGTCGCCGCAGCGCAGCGCGCCGCCGGCCCTGGCGCTCGCGGGCGCGGCGCACCTGCCGAAGGTGGAACAGGCGCGCCACGCGCTCGGCCTCACGGCGGCGTTCGTGGTGGGCGTCGCGGCGCTACCCGTGCTGCGCTCGCTCGCCGCGTTCGCGAGCCGGCGCAGCTAG
- a CDS encoding ferritin-like domain-containing protein, with product MDRSFQFRRRLGARLLGVALAGIGAGAAAQGCGSDVTTPEGEGGQGGVGGGGGMGGFGGSGSNFVTETECFAWPQTGTVGSSGSGGAGGSGGAGGSGGAGGSMAPACPAKTDALMYVQDASAPGFCSITVLTEGAFQDGQCCYDVQYETCGVAGRPFLEEGRAVTAALAPGSSSWMETSLPAPDLTGLSPDERALLAAAWARDGLLEHASIASFGRFALELLAVGAPAELVERAHQAALDEVRHARLAFALASAYAGEPVGPGAFPFRGSSLSVSADLADVAARAVREGCIGETLASLLAAEQAARATDPAVRAALAAIAEDEARHAELAWRAVAWALRSGDAAVTQAVEAAFAEALAAGAGLEVSAGGAGALEAHGRPDAAVLRASMKRAMDEVVRPAAAALLGNCSLAAPARERGERAQHG from the coding sequence ATGGATCGATCGTTCCAGTTTCGGCGCCGGCTGGGGGCGCGGTTGCTCGGCGTGGCGCTCGCAGGCATCGGCGCGGGCGCGGCAGCACAGGGCTGCGGCAGTGACGTCACGACGCCGGAGGGTGAGGGAGGTCAGGGCGGCGTCGGTGGAGGAGGCGGCATGGGAGGCTTCGGAGGCTCCGGGTCGAACTTCGTCACGGAGACGGAGTGCTTCGCGTGGCCGCAGACGGGCACCGTCGGTTCGAGCGGCAGCGGCGGCGCCGGCGGCAGCGGCGGCGCCGGCGGCAGCGGCGGCGCAGGGGGATCGATGGCGCCCGCTTGCCCGGCCAAAACAGACGCGTTGATGTACGTGCAGGACGCCTCCGCCCCCGGTTTTTGCAGCATCACGGTGCTGACCGAGGGGGCCTTCCAGGACGGTCAGTGCTGCTACGACGTGCAATACGAGACCTGCGGCGTCGCCGGTCGGCCCTTCCTCGAGGAAGGGCGCGCCGTCACGGCAGCCCTCGCGCCGGGCTCCTCGAGCTGGATGGAGACCTCGCTGCCCGCGCCCGATCTCACCGGTCTGTCCCCCGACGAGCGCGCCCTGCTCGCCGCGGCCTGGGCCCGCGACGGCCTGCTCGAACACGCGTCGATCGCCTCGTTCGGCCGCTTCGCGCTGGAGCTGCTCGCCGTGGGGGCGCCGGCCGAGCTCGTCGAACGCGCGCATCAGGCGGCGCTCGACGAGGTCCGGCACGCCCGCCTCGCCTTCGCGCTGGCCTCGGCCTACGCGGGTGAGCCCGTCGGGCCGGGCGCCTTCCCCTTCCGCGGGAGCTCGCTCTCCGTGAGCGCGGACCTCGCGGACGTCGCCGCGCGCGCCGTACGCGAAGGCTGCATCGGCGAGACGCTCGCCAGCCTGCTCGCGGCCGAACAAGCCGCGCGGGCCACGGATCCCGCCGTACGCGCGGCGCTCGCCGCCATCGCCGAGGACGAGGCGAGGCACGCGGAGCTCGCGTGGCGGGCGGTGGCGTGGGCCCTGCGGAGCGGGGACGCGGCCGTCACGCAGGCCGTCGAGGCGGCCTTCGCGGAGGCGCTCGCCGCGGGCGCCGGGCTCGAGGTCTCGGCCGGCGGAGCCGGGGCGCTCGAGGCGCACGGGCGGCCGGATGCAGCCGTGTTGCGCGCGTCCATGAAACGAGCGATGGACGAGGTGGTGCGTCCGGCCGCGGCGGCCCTGCTGGGCAACTGCAGCCTAGCTGCGCCGGCTCGCGAACGCGGCGAGCGAGCGCAGCACGGGTAG
- a CDS encoding imelysin family protein — protein sequence MMKPTALRTAALAAAVAGLLTGCGSEEPASGPRPLSETAPPVIEGYADLVYRTYGEAAGEAASLNASLGAFVAEPSQTRFDVAREQWLLARNPYGLTEAFRFYGGPIDDDDGPEGQINAWPMDEAYVDYVASDANAGIINDPATYPMIDEATIASLNEKDGEKNISTGYHAIEFLLWGQDMNADGPGQRPFTDYVVDTGTAANQARRGQYLTAAGKLLVQDISAVASEWAPDGGAYRATFVALPPEEALRRILLGIGSLSGAELAGERMQVAYDTKEQEDEHSCFSDNTHMDFLQNARGIQNVYLGKRGQVDGPGLDDLVRERDPALDARLQAEMQASIEAIEAIGKPFDQKILGDDTALGRIQVKKAIDALRKQTATIVEVATLLGISLNIEE from the coding sequence ATGATGAAGCCCACCGCCTTGCGAACTGCAGCCCTTGCCGCCGCCGTGGCCGGCCTGCTCACGGGCTGCGGGTCCGAGGAGCCTGCGTCGGGGCCCCGGCCCCTCTCCGAGACCGCGCCGCCCGTCATCGAGGGCTACGCGGACCTCGTCTACCGCACGTACGGCGAGGCCGCCGGCGAGGCCGCCTCGCTCAACGCCTCGCTCGGCGCCTTCGTGGCGGAGCCGTCCCAGACCCGGTTCGACGTCGCGCGGGAGCAGTGGCTGCTCGCGCGAAACCCCTACGGCCTGACCGAGGCGTTCCGCTTCTACGGCGGCCCGATCGACGACGACGACGGGCCCGAGGGGCAGATCAACGCCTGGCCGATGGACGAGGCCTACGTCGATTACGTGGCGAGTGATGCGAACGCGGGCATCATCAACGATCCGGCGACGTACCCGATGATCGACGAGGCCACGATCGCCTCGCTGAACGAGAAGGACGGCGAGAAGAACATCTCGACCGGGTATCACGCGATCGAGTTCTTGCTCTGGGGGCAGGACATGAACGCCGACGGCCCCGGGCAGCGGCCGTTCACCGATTACGTGGTCGACACGGGGACCGCGGCGAACCAGGCGCGGCGCGGGCAATACCTGACCGCGGCGGGGAAGCTCCTGGTCCAGGACATCAGCGCCGTCGCCTCGGAGTGGGCGCCGGATGGCGGCGCGTATCGCGCCACGTTCGTCGCGCTCCCGCCCGAGGAGGCGCTGCGCCGGATCCTGCTCGGTATCGGCAGCCTGAGCGGCGCCGAGCTCGCCGGGGAGCGGATGCAGGTCGCTTACGACACGAAGGAGCAGGAAGACGAGCATTCGTGCTTCAGCGACAACACGCACATGGACTTCCTGCAGAACGCGCGCGGCATCCAGAACGTCTACCTCGGCAAGCGTGGCCAGGTTGACGGCCCGGGGCTCGACGATCTCGTGCGCGAGCGGGATCCGGCGCTCGACGCGCGGCTCCAGGCCGAGATGCAGGCGAGCATCGAGGCGATCGAGGCGATCGGAAAACCCTTCGACCAGAAGATCCTCGGCGACGACACGGCGCTCGGGCGGATCCAGGTGAAGAAGGCGATCGACGCGCTCCGGAAGCAGACGGCGACGATCGTCGAGGTCGCGACGCTGCTCGGCATCTCGCTCAACATCGAGGAGTGA
- a CDS encoding di-heme oxidoredictase family protein codes for MRWLVFPFVIGFLGCGAEPPPGEAGPSAEPGEELSGGETTVFDTSKNAYSLSARNMTPERRSAFFVGNSFFKENWVIAPASTEGRDGLGPLFNARSCSSCHLLDGRGSPPLDTADPLVSVLIRLSVPGADAHGGPAPEPTYGGQLQPRAIPGVLPEGDAFVTYEEMPGAFPDGETYSLRKPVYSMASARGDMQPDVMTSPRVAPAMIGLGLLEAIPEEDLLRAEDPDDTDGDGISGRANRVWDAVRGATSFGRFGWKANQPTLVQQTAGAFLGDMGLTTPMFPAEDCTDVQADCKAAPTGGVPEVSPEILDRVTFYSATLAVPARRDVDDPVVLAGKRLFLEIGCGKCHTPLLRTGTLEGYPELSGQTIRPFTDLLLHDMGEALADGRPDFEADGREWRTPPLWGLGLQEAVNGHENLLHDGRARGFVEAVLWHGGEAESSREAFRALPAEDRGALVRFLESL; via the coding sequence ATGCGATGGCTCGTGTTTCCTTTCGTGATCGGGTTCCTCGGCTGCGGCGCGGAGCCGCCGCCGGGCGAGGCGGGGCCTTCGGCCGAGCCGGGGGAGGAGCTCTCCGGCGGGGAGACCACCGTCTTCGACACCTCGAAGAACGCCTATTCGCTCTCGGCGCGTAACATGACGCCCGAGCGGCGCAGCGCGTTCTTCGTGGGAAACTCGTTTTTCAAGGAAAACTGGGTCATCGCCCCCGCTTCGACCGAGGGCCGGGACGGGCTCGGGCCGCTGTTCAACGCGCGCTCGTGCTCGTCCTGCCACCTGCTCGACGGCCGCGGCAGCCCGCCTCTGGACACGGCCGATCCGCTCGTCTCGGTGCTGATCCGCCTCAGCGTGCCCGGCGCGGACGCGCACGGCGGACCCGCCCCCGAGCCCACGTACGGCGGCCAGCTCCAGCCGCGCGCGATCCCCGGCGTCCTGCCCGAGGGGGACGCGTTCGTCACGTACGAAGAAATGCCCGGCGCCTTCCCGGACGGCGAGACGTACAGCCTGCGAAAACCCGTCTATTCGATGGCGAGCGCCCGCGGCGACATGCAGCCGGACGTGATGACCTCGCCGCGCGTCGCGCCCGCGATGATCGGCCTCGGGCTCCTCGAGGCCATCCCCGAGGAGGACCTCCTGCGCGCCGAGGACCCGGACGATACCGACGGGGACGGCATTTCGGGGCGGGCGAACCGGGTCTGGGACGCCGTCCGCGGGGCCACTTCGTTCGGTCGATTCGGCTGGAAGGCCAACCAGCCGACGCTCGTGCAGCAGACGGCGGGCGCGTTCCTCGGGGACATGGGCCTCACCACGCCGATGTTCCCGGCCGAGGATTGCACCGACGTGCAGGCCGATTGCAAGGCCGCGCCGACGGGCGGCGTGCCCGAGGTGAGCCCCGAGATCCTCGATCGCGTGACGTTTTATTCGGCGACCCTCGCCGTCCCCGCGCGCCGCGACGTCGACGACCCCGTGGTCCTCGCCGGCAAGCGCCTCTTCCTCGAGATTGGCTGCGGCAAGTGCCACACGCCTTTGCTGCGCACGGGCACGCTCGAGGGGTACCCCGAGCTCTCGGGCCAGACGATCCGGCCGTTCACCGACCTGCTCTTGCACGACATGGGCGAGGCGCTCGCGGACGGTCGGCCCGATTTCGAGGCGGACGGGCGCGAGTGGCGGACGCCGCCGCTCTGGGGGCTCGGGCTGCAGGAGGCCGTCAATGGTCACGAAAATCTGCTACACGATGGCCGCGCGCGTGGCTTCGTCGAGGCCGTGCTCTGGCACGGCGGCGAGGCGGAGAGCTCCCGGGAGGCGTTCCGCGCCCTCCCGGCCGAGGATCGCGGCGCGCTCGTCCGTTTCCTGGAGTCGTTATGA